GATTCTCCAGCTGCGACCACGCGCGGAAGACCTCGTGGACCGGGCGGCCGATCTGCACGGTCTTCTCCAGGCGCAGGACGTCGGAGTCCCGGTTGCCGGAGCGCAGCGCGCGCGAGGTGAGCGCCGCTCCGATGCCCGCGAACATGCCGGCAGCCGCGCCGGCGCCGAATCCACCCCAGAAGTCTCGCTGCGACATAGCCTGTTCCTCCGCCGAAAAATCGCTGTCCTTGGTTGGAACGGAGGCGGGAAGCGCGGGTTGCCAAATTTCGGACACGAGTGAAGGGGATGGTGGACGGGCGCGAGCCGCGGCGAGCGGCATAGCGTTAAGCCCGCGAAAAATGCTACTCTGCGCTCTCCATGGCCTCCACTCCATCCACGTCCGGGGTTGCGCCCATGCCGGGCGGCGAGAAGCCGCTCGGCTATCCGGAGCTGGTGTACTCGCAGAAGGGCGAGCAATCGAGCATCGTCTTGAAGAAGCTGCCGTTCCGGGTGGGGCGGAAGACGGAGAACGACCTGGTCATTCCGGACGCGCGCGTCTCGCGCGAGCACGCACAACTGGTGGAAGACAACGGCGACTACTACGTGGTCGACAACCAGTCGAAGCACGGCACGTTCGTGAACGGGGAGCGGATCGAAGGCCGGCGCAAGCTGGCGCGCAACGACCGCATCGAGTTTGGGATCCGGGACGAGATCTTCGTGGTGTTCAGCCCGTCGGAGGGCCGGCACAACACGACGCGCGAGTTCCTGACGCAGCTGAGCGGGATCGAGCTGAAGAGCCACGCCGGGTCGGACCTGGAGAAGCTGACGTTCTTCCTGGACGCGGCGCGCAAGCTGAACACCAGCAACGTGCTGGAAGAGATCCTGGTGACGCTGATCGAGGCGACGCTGCGGCTGACGGGCGCGGAACGCGGGTACGTGTTCCTGCGCAACGACGACGGGACGCTGCGGCTGGCGGCGGGCCGGAACGCCAAGGGCGGCCCGCTGAGCGACGACAAGACGATCTCGAAGTCCATCATCACGGATGCGGCGCGCTCGGCTTCGGCGTTCCTGGTGAGTGACACGATGAAGACGAGCGGGATGGCGAAGCGCGAAAGCGTGATCGCGCACGACCTGCGGACGGTGATCTGCATCCCGCTGCGGCGCAAGATGGTGCACGCGGAGGCGAAGGGGAACCAGATCACGCCGGACGTGATCGGGGTCCTGTACCTGGACAGCAAGTACGCCTCGCGCGACCTCACGACGGTGGGCCAGGACATCCTGGCGGCGATCGCGACGGAAGCGGCGGCGCTGGTGGAGAACGCGCGGCTGGTGCAGGCGGAAGAGGCGGCGCGGCGCATGGAGCAGGAAATGACCATCGCCGCCGGCATCCAGCAGCGGCTGATGGCGGTGCGCATCCCGGAGCTGCCGTTCGCCAAGATCCAGGCGAAGAACGTGCCTTGCAAGGACATCGGGGGCGACTTTTTCGACCTGGTGAAGAC
Above is a genomic segment from Terriglobales bacterium containing:
- a CDS encoding SpoIIE family protein phosphatase; the encoded protein is MASTPSTSGVAPMPGGEKPLGYPELVYSQKGEQSSIVLKKLPFRVGRKTENDLVIPDARVSREHAQLVEDNGDYYVVDNQSKHGTFVNGERIEGRRKLARNDRIEFGIRDEIFVVFSPSEGRHNTTREFLTQLSGIELKSHAGSDLEKLTFFLDAARKLNTSNVLEEILVTLIEATLRLTGAERGYVFLRNDDGTLRLAAGRNAKGGPLSDDKTISKSIITDAARSASAFLVSDTMKTSGMAKRESVIAHDLRTVICIPLRRKMVHAEAKGNQITPDVIGVLYLDSKYASRDLTTVGQDILAAIATEAAALVENARLVQAEEAARRMEQEMTIAAGIQQRLMAVRIPELPFAKIQAKNVPCKDIGGDFFDLVKTDDGLLVVITDVCGKGITAAIMASIIQGLVYSQALAGVPLEQIVSTANTFLCQKELGEKYATLMIGKLFPDGRLEYVNCGHVPPLVVSGSKITKLEQSNLPVGLLGEAQYKPGFTHLSAGDRLIVVTDGVTEAENRAGEFFGYERLQDVVKTEGLDGIFKAIREYAEGMPFGDDCTIFELTYKN